Below is a genomic region from Botrytis cinerea B05.10 chromosome 2, complete sequence.
ccttccaATTGAACgaaaatgaatgatgtaGCGGTGGCATAGCAAAAGATCTCCTCGTGTGTGTGTTggtatattttgtaatttttccTCCATCATAAAAGTGTCATCAAGATGCGGCCCACCTCCGCCTTGTTTGTGAGATCGTGGATCGAATTGCATGTGTGAGAAATGATTATAGCAAAGAGTCCAAACGGGTAAAGACACTTAGACATGCGGCTACGACTTCGAGTTGTAGTTCTTTATCCTTTCCATTGTTTACTTCCTATTTGCATAATATTAGTAAATGTAGGTTAGAAAGGGGGGCATGGACAGGGGTAGGGTGAATAGAGAATGATACATACATCCGTAATAACCTGTCCCAAATTTGCACCTATTCCCGCTGAGCCTCCTGCTCTCTTTCCAAATGGCCATTGGCTATATTCTGCCAATAATTCATCAACTTGGGCGAATGCTCGTTCTCTGGATTCGTGACCAAGTGATGCGAGGGCATTCTCTAGTACGTTGGCTGCATAGGCAGCACATACCATGGCAATTGTTCTGACATATCTGAATTCGAGGTTCTCGGGGAGGAATTGACTGCCTGGAAGGACAACAGTTCGTTGTGTAAGGACGTTTCGGACtcttcttctgatttcctCCTTTGCTCCGCCGTCTGCTACAGGATGTGTCGCCATATCGAATAAAAggaagtttttcttttcggtTCTAAGAATACCCTTGTCGACCAATCCTTTAGCCAACCGTTCTCTGACTTGTTTCAATTGATACCCAATTTTCATGAGATTCCATGTCTCGCCTGGTAGATAATGTCAATGTTGAGAGCTCGAGATGTGCGAAATTGCGATTTCTTACCactcatcaaatcaatccatGAACTGACACTCATCTTCTCACTCGCTTTCATCATTTTGAGCGCTTCATCCAATAAGACTTCTCCTGTCAAAGTATCATCGATAACCTCAATTACTCTGTCTGCTAGAGGGAATCGCCGCCTCGAGGAATCCTTCTGCATGCTCACTCGCCCTCTGAACGCCAGCTCAATGACAATACATCCACGAAGCGCATATGATATATTGTCATTCCAGAATGAAAGATAACCCTGCAAAACAACATTAGTATCAATCGCGGGAGCGCAAACCTCCACCTGTTCAGATCAAGCCACCTACTTGCTTATCCTTCAATCCCAGTAACAAAACTTCCTCCATCAACGTCAATTTAGGTTGCTTGCTTCTCTCTGCACTTTCGCTAATATCTCTTGGATCAAAGGCAATTTTGTGACCATTCTCTCCGCTCTCATATGATGTCTCTGGGCCGCTTGTATCGCGAGAATTTCCAGCCTTGGGCGCCGGTGATGCAACACGACTCGACTCCCCATTTTCCGTATCGCCAGCTCCTCCTCCGCCACCTCTTCTGCGTGTGAGTCCAGAAGACATTAGGTCGTATCGCGAAATCGATTATGAGTGTAGAATTTGATGTTTAAGTAGGGGATGTCGTGAAATGAAGCAAAGGGGGATGGATTTTTGTCCTCTTTGCAGTGGGACAGCGGCGTTACCGCTCACAAAAGCAATTCCGCCAGTAGAATATCCTATCTTCTGTCGATAAATTAATTGATATCGAAGTTCTAGATTCTTGGATTCGTTCTTTTTCGTATCAATAGTAAAAAAGTGGGCGGGGCAATTGTAGTGTCTTGTAGGTTGAATTGTTCTGTAGAGCTTTGAGGTGCGTGGATGAACAGGGATAGCGCAATCAGAGTGCGCTAAGATTTTATAGAGGAACTTCTTTGACCGGGGAAGTGGGAGAATATCATAATGCTTCGGAGAGAAAGTTCTTAgtgaaaagaataatttgaAACATATCCAAACTTAATGTATTTTCATGTTTTAAATTTAAGA
It encodes:
- the Bcvps74 gene encoding Bcvps74, coding for MSSGLTRRRGGGGGAGDTENGESSRVASPAPKAGNSRDTSGPETSYESGENGHKIAFDPRDISESAERSKQPKLTLMEEVLLLGLKDKQGYLSFWNDNISYALRGCIVIELAFRGRVSMQKDSSRRRFPLADRVIEVIDDTLTGEVLLDEALKMMKASEKMSVSSWIDLMSGETWNLMKIGYQLKQVRERLAKGLVDKGILRTEKKNFLLFDMATHPVADGGAKEEIRRRVRNVLTQRTVVLPGSQFLPENLEFRYVRTIAMVCAAYAANVLENALASLGHESRERAFAQVDELLAEYSQWPFGKRAGGSAGIGANLGQVITDEVNNGKDKELQLEVVAACLSVFTRLDSLL